Proteins encoded in a region of the Methanofollis tationis genome:
- a CDS encoding DsrE family protein, which yields MTKILYVQTSGTDTPERLYAPFVLGTTAAAMDVEASIFFMIRGITAVRKGEAERIRLGSFPSLAEVMRQAIGAGVRIYICEQSSHLLGIPPGDFIPEGIIAGGATLNDLALEADAVLTF from the coding sequence ATGACGAAGATACTGTATGTCCAGACGAGCGGGACCGACACGCCCGAACGCCTCTACGCCCCGTTCGTCCTGGGGACGACGGCGGCGGCGATGGATGTCGAGGCGTCGATATTCTTTATGATCAGGGGGATCACCGCCGTCAGAAAGGGGGAGGCGGAGAGGATCCGGCTCGGGTCGTTCCCGTCCCTTGCAGAGGTGATGCGGCAGGCGATCGGCGCCGGGGTGCGGATCTATATCTGCGAGCAGAGTTCGCACCTCCTCGGCATACCGCCGGGCGACTTCATCCCTGAGGGTATCATCGCCGGGGGGGCGACGCTGAACGACCTGGCCCTGGAGGCCGATGCGGTGCTGACCTTCTGA
- a CDS encoding GntT/GntP/DsdX family permease, producing the protein MYAGSGAGALGAVILGSSFPEDAFGLLDGVVPAVFVPLLLAVLVQAAQGSRVVTAVVTAGMVQASGVAGVVGAVPLVLMIAAGSLSVSAFSDPYFWVVKRETGDPVEIVISRFTVPMMAASAAVAAAAWAIAAVFT; encoded by the coding sequence CTGTATGCCGGTTCGGGCGCCGGGGCTCTTGGCGCGGTGATCCTTGGGAGCAGTTTTCCAGAGGACGCATTCGGGCTTCTCGACGGCGTGGTGCCGGCGGTGTTCGTCCCCCTCCTCCTCGCCGTGCTTGTCCAGGCCGCACAGGGCTCGAGGGTGGTGACCGCCGTGGTCACGGCCGGTATGGTCCAGGCGTCGGGTGTTGCCGGTGTCGTCGGGGCGGTGCCGCTGGTGCTGATGATCGCGGCGGGAAGTCTCTCGGTCTCTGCGTTCAGCGACCCTTATTTCTGGGTCGTCAAACGAGAAACCGGCGATCCTGTAGAGATCGTCATATCGAGGTTTACCGTCCCGATGATGGCGGCTTCGGCTGCGGTCGCGGCCGCCGCCTGGGCGATCGCCGCCGTCTTCACCTGA
- a CDS encoding sodium-dependent transporter — protein MTEKTDPPATVPWHALSLDETYERLSTGSRGLSSEEAARRQRQYGKNTLPTARPPGLAEIILHQFKSPLIYILLVAGVISVLLGDFKDAGFIMAAIGSAVGIGNIWRFSAVVGQNGGGAYLIPYLIAVFLCALPLMVLELAIGRHFHGTVVSAFRSVRPQFQVLGWLLCGIVFLMLSYYLVITGWTLGYALTSLGGEPLPFSRFTAGWLPVLLFVVAAGISGIVVSLGIREGIERISTVLIPVSVGILVVLLLYATTMPGFIQGVSFLLTPDFSVLGDPLLWSAAFGQAFFSLSVGTGILLTYGAYVRPGESIPGAALIITLADVGVALLAGLVIFPFVFSFGLVPTIGAELAFTTLPGAFALMPNGWIVAAAFFLVLFFAALTSAISMLEVGVAAVQESLDWSRRQAASLLTGAIVIVGLPSALSYSAIDLRIGGIRVLDFMDETVGALGLPVAATLLAVVFTWFIPPRMLTEEIGHSIARFVHPLCRFVIPGVLMVTTGARLLAGLDDPGLRNLPGSAFIGTVLQVEGLVAIVLIVLVITLILCRFRGCPLAGWIRGRT, from the coding sequence GTGACCGAAAAAACCGACCCACCTGCAACAGTGCCCTGGCACGCTCTGTCCCTCGACGAAACCTATGAGCGGCTGAGCACCGGTTCCCGCGGCCTCTCCTCGGAGGAGGCCGCCCGCCGGCAGAGGCAGTACGGCAAAAACACCCTCCCGACCGCACGACCCCCCGGACTTGCGGAGATCATCCTCCACCAGTTTAAAAGCCCCCTGATCTACATCCTCCTCGTCGCCGGCGTCATATCCGTGCTGCTCGGCGACTTCAAAGACGCCGGGTTCATCATGGCCGCCATCGGTTCGGCGGTCGGAATCGGGAACATCTGGCGGTTCTCCGCGGTAGTGGGGCAGAACGGCGGCGGGGCATACCTGATCCCCTACCTGATCGCCGTCTTTCTCTGCGCCCTCCCCCTCATGGTCCTCGAACTCGCCATCGGGCGGCACTTCCACGGCACCGTGGTCAGCGCCTTCCGGTCGGTCAGGCCGCAGTTCCAGGTCCTCGGATGGCTCCTCTGCGGCATCGTCTTTCTGATGCTCTCCTACTACCTGGTGATCACCGGGTGGACCCTGGGCTACGCCCTGACCTCTCTGGGGGGCGAGCCCCTCCCCTTCTCCCGTTTCACCGCGGGATGGCTGCCGGTCCTCCTGTTTGTGGTTGCCGCCGGGATCAGCGGTATCGTGGTATCCCTCGGGATCAGGGAGGGGATCGAGCGGATCTCAACCGTCCTGATCCCGGTCTCGGTGGGGATCCTGGTCGTCCTCCTGCTGTATGCGACCACCATGCCCGGCTTTATCCAGGGAGTCTCCTTCCTCCTCACCCCCGACTTCTCGGTCCTCGGCGACCCCCTCCTCTGGAGCGCCGCCTTCGGCCAGGCCTTCTTCTCCCTCTCGGTCGGCACCGGCATCCTGCTCACCTATGGCGCATATGTGCGCCCGGGGGAGAGCATCCCCGGCGCCGCCCTGATCATCACCCTTGCCGACGTGGGGGTCGCCCTCCTGGCCGGACTGGTGATCTTCCCCTTCGTCTTCTCCTTCGGGCTCGTCCCGACGATCGGGGCTGAACTGGCCTTCACCACCCTCCCGGGCGCCTTTGCCCTGATGCCGAACGGCTGGATCGTTGCTGCGGCCTTCTTCCTGGTGCTCTTCTTTGCGGCGCTCACCTCCGCGATCTCCATGCTCGAGGTCGGCGTGGCCGCCGTCCAGGAGTCGCTCGACTGGTCGCGAAGACAGGCGGCCTCCCTTCTCACCGGCGCAATCGTCATCGTCGGCCTCCCTTCCGCTCTCTCGTACAGTGCGATCGACCTCAGGATCGGGGGGATACGGGTGCTCGACTTCATGGACGAGACCGTGGGGGCCCTCGGCCTCCCGGTCGCCGCCACCCTCCTTGCGGTCGTCTTCACCTGGTTCATACCCCCGCGGATGCTGACCGAAGAGATCGGGCACTCAATCGCACGCTTCGTCCATCCCCTCTGCAGGTTTGTCATCCCCGGTGTCCTGATGGTCACGACCGGGGCGCGCCTCCTCGCCGGCCTCGACGATCCCGGCCTCCGAAACCTCCCGGGGAGCGCATTCATCGGGACGGTGCTGCAGGTCGAGGGGCTCGTTGCCATCGTCCTGATCGTGCTGGTCATCACCCTCATACTCTGCCGGTTCAGGGGGTGCCCTCTGGCCGGGTGGATACGCGGGCGGACGTGA
- a CDS encoding sulfurtransferase TusA family protein produces MTGKITPAREVDCVGLFCPMPISRTKEEIEQIGIGEILRVEADDPAAEEDITRWAKRAGHEIVGFEKEEGILTFYIRRMK; encoded by the coding sequence ATGACCGGGAAGATCACGCCGGCACGGGAAGTGGACTGTGTCGGGCTGTTCTGCCCGATGCCGATCTCAAGGACAAAAGAGGAGATCGAGCAGATCGGCATCGGAGAAATTCTCAGGGTCGAAGCCGACGATCCGGCCGCGGAAGAGGACATCACGCGCTGGGCAAAACGGGCCGGCCACGAGATCGTCGGTTTTGAGAAAGAAGAGGGGATCCTGACCTTTTACATCAGGAGAATGAAGTGA
- a CDS encoding ABC transporter permease, which yields MDIIYAIWLRNVKRYVRSKSRIVGSLGIPLFFLLIMGFGLNSVVTIQNTGEGYIQFIIPGVVAMSVLFTSVFSGIQIIWDKQFGFLKETLVAPVSRLEIMLGQTLGGATTAFIQGLIILVLSVFIGMNIVSFAGFLVAFMFMLLIGVAFTALGIAIASKMEDMHGFQLIINFVIFPIFGLSGALFPIDGLPSWIRPLTLLNPLTYGVEGIRYGLSGAAQISPGVCFAVLAGFALAVTAVGSYLFRKVTI from the coding sequence ATGGATATTATATATGCGATCTGGCTGCGCAACGTCAAGCGGTATGTCCGCTCGAAGAGCAGAATCGTCGGGAGTCTCGGGATACCCCTGTTTTTCCTGCTCATCATGGGGTTCGGGCTGAACTCGGTCGTCACGATCCAGAATACCGGCGAGGGCTATATCCAGTTCATCATACCCGGCGTGGTGGCGATGAGCGTCCTGTTCACCTCGGTCTTCTCCGGGATCCAGATCATCTGGGACAAGCAGTTCGGCTTCCTCAAAGAGACGCTGGTGGCGCCGGTCTCGCGGCTGGAGATCATGCTCGGCCAGACGCTGGGCGGGGCGACGACGGCGTTTATTCAGGGACTGATCATCCTGGTGCTCTCGGTGTTCATCGGCATGAATATCGTCAGTTTTGCCGGATTTCTCGTCGCCTTTATGTTCATGCTCCTCATCGGCGTCGCATTCACCGCACTCGGGATTGCCATCGCCTCGAAAATGGAGGACATGCACGGGTTCCAGCTCATCATAAACTTCGTCATCTTCCCGATCTTCGGGCTTTCAGGGGCACTCTTTCCAATCGACGGCCTGCCCTCATGGATCAGGCCGCTCACCCTCCTCAATCCCCTGACCTATGGCGTCGAGGGGATACGATACGGCCTTTCCGGCGCCGCCCAGATAAGCCCGGGGGTGTGCTTTGCGGTGCTGGCAGGGTTCGCCCTCGCCGTGACGGCTGTCGGGTCCTATCTCTTCAGGAAGGTTACAATCTGA
- a CDS encoding universal stress protein produces MFRDILVPYDFSEDSRYAVRCLRQIPGIRQIVLLHVLYNKHPSKGPDGFDPQVDYARLRLEEVKKDLELESVAIRTIVEDIRGGTIADAIKAVAAREGISLIVMGRRGQSVIEALLLGSVASDTLHYGTTDLLLVHAPGPGGMASGERTDLLPELFSNVLIATDFSEPEIGGLCLHKIPWIQKATFVHVVTTGDSHEVVQASVDDAQKRLEAMRDAFGRHQIPAEIRVRAGSAEDVILSLAEREDVSLIVMKATGQRGILTSLLGSKVSYVARRTQKPILVLKK; encoded by the coding sequence ATGTTCAGAGACATTTTAGTCCCGTATGATTTTTCCGAAGATTCCCGGTATGCGGTTCGGTGTCTCCGTCAGATTCCGGGCATTCGTCAGATCGTGCTTCTCCATGTCCTGTATAATAAACACCCATCAAAAGGCCCTGACGGCTTTGACCCCCAGGTGGACTATGCGAGATTGCGCCTTGAAGAGGTGAAAAAAGATCTTGAACTGGAGAGCGTAGCGATCAGAACCATTGTTGAGGACATCAGGGGGGGCACCATCGCCGATGCCATTAAAGCGGTTGCTGCAAGAGAAGGCATCTCTCTCATCGTGATGGGCCGACGGGGTCAGAGCGTCATCGAAGCCCTGCTGCTGGGGAGCGTTGCATCGGATACGCTCCACTATGGGACGACCGATCTGCTCCTCGTTCATGCACCGGGCCCTGGAGGTATGGCCTCAGGAGAAAGAACTGATCTTCTTCCGGAATTGTTTTCAAACGTCCTGATCGCCACCGACTTCTCAGAACCGGAAATCGGGGGCCTCTGCCTCCATAAGATCCCGTGGATCCAGAAGGCGACGTTTGTCCATGTCGTGACCACCGGCGACTCGCACGAGGTAGTGCAGGCAAGCGTCGACGATGCACAGAAACGGCTTGAGGCGATGAGAGATGCCTTCGGCAGGCACCAGATCCCCGCGGAGATCCGGGTCCGCGCCGGCAGTGCCGAGGACGTGATCCTTTCCCTTGCAGAGCGTGAGGATGTCTCTCTCATCGTTATGAAAGCAACCGGACAGAGGGGGATATTGACGTCACTGCTCGGGAGCAAGGTCTCGTACGTGGCGCGGAGAACACAAAAGCCCATCCTTGTGCTGAAGAAATAA
- a CDS encoding SLC13 family permease, translating to MIAVTAEQGIVFVTLIIALVLFVYGRWRYDIVALLSLFIVTLTGVVGWDQAFLGFANPAVITVAAVLVISRGLQNAGVVDLIVHRLSGVGDGPGTQVSLLTGIVTAFSAFMNNIGALALLLPVGIFGFAIAIAAMGLVPIQIVFPMAAVFMVLTSLIPPARGLLRALAAPG from the coding sequence ATGATCGCGGTTACAGCCGAACAGGGGATCGTCTTTGTCACCCTCATTATTGCACTCGTTCTCTTTGTGTACGGGCGCTGGCGCTACGATATCGTCGCCCTCCTCTCCCTCTTCATCGTCACGCTGACCGGGGTCGTGGGATGGGACCAGGCGTTCCTGGGGTTTGCAAACCCGGCGGTGATCACGGTGGCGGCCGTGCTGGTGATCAGCCGCGGCCTCCAGAACGCGGGCGTCGTTGACCTGATCGTCCACCGCCTCTCCGGGGTGGGCGACGGGCCAGGGACGCAGGTCTCCCTCCTCACCGGTATTGTCACGGCGTTCTCCGCCTTCATGAACAACATCGGCGCCCTGGCCCTGCTCCTGCCGGTGGGCATATTCGGGTTCGCGATCGCCATCGCCGCCATGGGCCTCGTCCCGATCCAGATCGTCTTTCCGATGGCCGCCGTCTTCATGGTGCTCACCTCGCTCATACCCCCTGCGCGAGGTCTATTGAGAGCACTGGCGGCGCCCGGTTGA
- a CDS encoding SLC13 family permease — MIASTLLGLQGQIPAEAILVILLVATMFLSDFINNAATAVLMAPIGVSLASGLGVSTDPFLMAVAVGASCAFLTPIGHQSNTLVMGPGGLRFGDYWRLGLPLEMIIVLVAVPLILYVWAALSGGGAQGSPGPRIGANLREARRGPNRESKGEGRYTPPFTRDRAGPGSAPARIRRVISSAQGWAFVFSAPRTRPCSRAVTSISPSVRLLS; from the coding sequence TTGATCGCATCCACCCTGCTCGGCCTCCAGGGCCAGATCCCGGCCGAGGCGATCCTGGTCATCCTGCTGGTGGCGACGATGTTCCTCTCGGACTTCATCAACAACGCCGCAACTGCCGTTCTGATGGCGCCCATCGGGGTCAGCCTTGCCAGCGGGCTTGGCGTGTCCACGGACCCGTTCCTGATGGCGGTTGCCGTCGGAGCCTCATGCGCATTTCTCACGCCCATCGGGCACCAGTCAAACACCCTTGTCATGGGGCCGGGCGGGTTGCGGTTCGGCGATTACTGGCGCCTTGGTCTCCCGCTGGAGATGATCATCGTGCTCGTGGCCGTCCCCCTCATCCTCTACGTCTGGGCCGCTCTGAGCGGCGGCGGCGCACAGGGATCTCCTGGCCCGAGAATAGGGGCGAACCTGAGAGAGGCCCGCAGGGGACCGAACCGGGAGTCAAAGGGCGAAGGGCGATATACGCCACCCTTCACCAGGGATCGCGCGGGGCCGGGGAGTGCCCCCGCCCGGATCAGAAGAGTTATTTCTTCAGCACAAGGATGGGCTTTTGTGTTCTCCGCGCCACGTACGAGACCTTGCTCCCGAGCAGTGACGTCAATATCCCCCTCTGTCCGGTTGCTTTCATAA
- a CDS encoding GntP family permease, producing MALISTLFAFVIVLLLIAVLTVRFRLNPFLTLFSSAIIYGLIAGVPPDAVVGTAARGAGGIFALLGPVVFAGSVIAGVIELGGYRERIFQDLSAVVPRSAYAGGIAGFLLAVPFMCCVTAFIVLSPFLSCCSDRKSGSSLFHVANAFTRAYRSTAFPALHAGGCTPGPPRTIGPGRHTRDPEGLRSQPPGTSTGINSF from the coding sequence ATGGCCCTGATTTCAACCCTCTTCGCATTTGTCATCGTGCTCCTCCTGATCGCCGTTTTGACGGTCAGGTTTCGGCTTAACCCGTTCCTGACGCTGTTTTCGTCTGCGATCATCTACGGCCTGATCGCCGGTGTCCCGCCCGACGCGGTCGTCGGCACCGCCGCACGAGGGGCGGGCGGCATCTTTGCCCTCCTCGGGCCGGTAGTATTTGCGGGTTCGGTGATCGCCGGCGTGATCGAACTCGGCGGCTATCGGGAGCGGATATTCCAGGACCTCAGCGCCGTCGTCCCCCGGTCCGCCTATGCCGGGGGGATCGCCGGGTTTCTCCTGGCCGTCCCGTTCATGTGCTGCGTCACCGCATTCATCGTGCTCTCCCCCTTCCTCTCCTGCTGCAGCGACAGAAAATCTGGCTCTTCGCTGTTTCATGTGGCTAACGCTTTCACACGTGCCTATCGATCAACCGCCTTCCCCGCACTGCACGCCGGGGGTTGCACCCCCGGACCCCCGCGCACGATTGGACCGGGAAGGCACACACGGGATCCTGAGGGATTACGCTCACAGCCTCCAGGCACCAGCACAGGGATCAACTCCTTTTAA
- a CDS encoding response regulator, which yields MIHVLLVDDEPALCEITKIFLEREGGIVVTPSLSAEEALQKIGAEGFDVIVSDYDMPGMSGIDLLKALNARGISVPVIIFTGRGREEVVIEALNNGAEYYLQKGGNPRMQFAELRHMILKAARNRLTEQRLADREAEYRDLFQNMLDGFDLLEGVFDGIKDVLAVQKPDHTIVRFNRAGYELLDCTPEEAEGKKCYELIGRSEPCEVCATERALESGHLEEVERFFPELGRYLVCRSNPIIGEDGEVRLVVEQIADISERKRIETDLQQANKKLNILNSITRHDILNWMTALLGYIEIEKDMVSDLPLLEIIGKEETAAVNIKRLITFTREYQDIGVNAPAWQNVERVVRSAIRHQDLNGVAVEVSSCGLEVYADPMFVRVIENLIDNSLRHGGHVTAIRCVTETNGSGVRFVYEDNGVGIPDPEKPLLFKQGYGKNTGFGLFLSKEILSITGLSITEEGAYGLGVRFVITIPPVACRSSGAGEET from the coding sequence ATGATCCACGTTCTGCTCGTCGACGACGAACCTGCCCTCTGCGAGATCACGAAGATCTTCCTGGAGAGGGAGGGCGGCATTGTTGTTACGCCGTCTCTCTCCGCCGAAGAGGCTCTCCAGAAAATCGGAGCAGAAGGTTTCGACGTCATCGTCTCGGATTATGATATGCCGGGCATGAGCGGGATCGACCTTTTAAAAGCGCTCAACGCCCGCGGGATCTCGGTCCCGGTCATCATCTTCACCGGCCGGGGGCGTGAAGAGGTGGTGATCGAGGCCCTCAACAACGGCGCCGAATACTATCTCCAGAAAGGCGGGAACCCGCGCATGCAATTCGCAGAACTCAGGCATATGATCCTGAAGGCCGCGCGTAACCGCCTGACCGAGCAGAGGCTGGCAGACCGCGAGGCCGAGTACAGGGATCTTTTTCAGAATATGCTCGACGGTTTTGACCTCCTCGAAGGCGTTTTCGACGGCATCAAGGACGTCCTCGCCGTTCAAAAGCCCGATCATACGATTGTCCGGTTCAACCGCGCAGGCTACGAACTCCTGGACTGCACCCCGGAAGAGGCCGAAGGAAAGAAGTGCTATGAACTGATCGGTCGCTCCGAGCCCTGCGAGGTCTGCGCCACTGAGAGGGCGCTGGAAAGCGGACACCTCGAAGAGGTGGAGCGGTTCTTCCCTGAACTCGGCAGGTATCTCGTATGCCGGAGCAACCCGATCATCGGGGAGGACGGCGAGGTCCGTCTGGTCGTCGAGCAGATCGCAGACATCTCCGAGCGGAAACGGATTGAGACCGACCTCCAGCAGGCGAACAAGAAACTCAACATCCTCAACAGCATCACCCGCCACGATATCCTCAACTGGATGACAGCCCTCCTGGGATATATCGAGATCGAGAAGGATATGGTCTCAGACCTCCCCCTGCTCGAAATCATCGGGAAGGAGGAGACCGCCGCCGTCAACATCAAACGCCTCATCACCTTTACGCGGGAATACCAGGACATCGGCGTAAACGCCCCTGCCTGGCAGAACGTCGAGCGGGTCGTCAGGAGTGCGATCCGTCACCAGGACCTCAACGGCGTGGCGGTGGAGGTGTCTTCCTGCGGCCTCGAGGTGTATGCAGACCCGATGTTTGTCAGGGTGATCGAGAACCTCATCGACAACTCGCTCCGTCATGGCGGTCACGTGACAGCGATCCGGTGCGTGACGGAGACGAACGGTTCTGGTGTGCGGTTTGTCTACGAGGACAACGGCGTCGGTATCCCCGACCCTGAAAAGCCTCTCCTCTTCAAACAGGGCTATGGAAAAAACACCGGGTTCGGTCTCTTCCTCTCAAAGGAGATCCTCTCGATCACCGGTCTTTCGATCACCGAAGAGGGAGCGTACGGCCTGGGCGTCAGGTTCGTGATCACGATCCCGCCGGTCGCCTGCCGCTCTTCGGGCGCAGGAGAGGAGACCTGA
- a CDS encoding GNAT family N-acetyltransferase: MNDSTTTIREAGDGDLEAVLTLYEHLHDADEPADEDETRAAWRAIMEDGRTHLFILESGGVPVSTCMLSIVPNLTRRARPFGIVENVVTRRQDRRRGYATALLHHALGYAWERTCYKVMLLTGRKDEAVLEF, from the coding sequence ATGAACGACAGCACAACGACGATACGGGAGGCCGGCGATGGGGATCTCGAGGCGGTCCTCACCCTCTACGAGCACCTGCACGATGCCGACGAACCGGCCGATGAAGACGAGACACGGGCGGCCTGGAGGGCGATCATGGAGGACGGCCGGACACACCTGTTCATCCTGGAGAGCGGTGGTGTTCCGGTTTCGACCTGCATGCTAAGCATCGTCCCCAACCTCACCCGCAGGGCGCGGCCGTTCGGGATCGTCGAAAATGTCGTCACCCGGCGGCAGGACCGAAGGCGCGGCTACGCCACCGCACTCCTGCACCATGCCCTCGGCTACGCCTGGGAGCGCACCTGCTACAAGGTGATGCTCCTGACCGGGCGAAAGGACGAGGCGGTGTTGGAGTTCTAA
- a CDS encoding PadR family transcriptional regulator, translating into MNGLWKFSPVCGKERSLTALFILHSLHHEPKSGYDLLKEIAEKTGDKWTPSKGTLYPILKELEKDRLIQVLQTGKRSKNIFELTPDGERTLLSIREHRKESGEKMLVFRNLLVEIFGQERSVPDGLLFEIRSIIEDLPAENNDHAFAILEKCIEDLRRIRADACNTR; encoded by the coding sequence ATGAACGGCCTCTGGAAATTTTCCCCGGTATGCGGAAAGGAGAGGAGTTTGACCGCTCTTTTCATCCTCCACTCCCTGCACCACGAACCGAAGTCCGGCTATGACCTCTTAAAAGAGATTGCAGAAAAAACAGGAGACAAATGGACCCCGAGCAAAGGAACACTCTATCCTATTTTGAAGGAACTGGAGAAAGACCGACTCATACAGGTGCTCCAAACCGGAAAGCGTTCTAAAAATATCTTTGAACTCACGCCGGACGGAGAAAGGACACTGCTGAGTATCAGGGAGCACCGAAAGGAATCAGGAGAAAAAATGCTTGTGTTCAGAAATCTGCTCGTAGAAATATTCGGGCAGGAGAGATCCGTACCTGACGGATTGCTCTTTGAAATCAGATCGATCATCGAGGATCTGCCGGCTGAAAACAATGATCACGCCTTTGCAATTCTGGAAAAATGCATTGAAGATCTCAGGAGGATCAGGGCCGATGCCTGCAATACACGTTGA
- a CDS encoding glycerophosphodiester phosphodiesterase, which translates to MLIIGHRGARAHEPENTLRALRLGMKCADYVEVDVRLSRDGVPVAVHDATVDRTTDGEGAVRDLTLRELKTLDAGCGAEVPTLCEVLDCVRGQCGLFVEIKERDGVEGICRLLGENGPDNLFVVSFDADTVKRAGDLIPEAKTGLIVSETNPDPVEAALALGADAVLPRFDLAERALVDRAHRHHLLVFVWTLNTPDAWERACAIGADGVASDDPCAAREYLQGVRTHHTVSPSF; encoded by the coding sequence ATGCTGATCATCGGCCACCGGGGGGCACGCGCCCATGAGCCGGAAAACACCCTCCGCGCCCTGAGACTGGGGATGAAATGCGCCGATTATGTCGAGGTGGACGTGCGGCTGAGCAGAGACGGCGTTCCGGTGGCGGTCCACGACGCCACCGTGGACCGGACGACCGACGGAGAAGGGGCGGTGCGGGACCTCACGCTCAGAGAACTAAAAACCCTCGATGCCGGATGCGGCGCGGAGGTCCCGACCCTCTGTGAGGTGCTCGACTGCGTCAGGGGACAGTGCGGCCTTTTTGTGGAGATCAAGGAGAGGGACGGCGTGGAGGGGATCTGCAGATTGCTCGGGGAGAACGGGCCGGACAATCTGTTTGTCGTCTCTTTTGACGCCGACACCGTCAAACGAGCAGGAGATCTGATCCCCGAAGCAAAAACAGGCCTGATCGTCTCGGAAACAAACCCGGACCCGGTCGAGGCGGCGCTCGCTCTCGGCGCCGACGCCGTCCTGCCCAGGTTTGATCTGGCAGAGCGGGCGCTGGTCGACCGGGCACACCGGCACCATCTGCTCGTCTTTGTGTGGACGCTAAACACCCCTGATGCATGGGAGCGGGCGTGTGCGATCGGCGCCGACGGTGTCGCGAGCGACGATCCCTGCGCTGCCCGGGAGTATCTGCAGGGCGTTCGCACTCACCATACCGTTTCGCCCTCTTTTTGA
- a CDS encoding ATP-binding cassette domain-containing protein codes for MPAIHVENLTKKFHDFVAVDSVSFDIGSGEIFGLLGPNGAGKTTTISMLSTMLKPTSGTATVNGFDVLTDEDGVRKSIGIVFQDQSLDEELTAYENMDFHGRLYRIPRTIREERISKLLTLVELEERKDDLVKTFSGGMRRRLEIARGLLHRPKVLFLDEPTLGLDPQTRNHLWAYIEQLNKEMGITIILTTHYMDEADRLCDRIAIIDRGRIIAMDTSQNLKSTIGGDVITIQTPDFALISSKIAAPWVERIEEHDGYVTINLHNAEKHLSEIVTLLNGIEITSISVRKPTLEDVFLHYTGKTIREGEADGKETMRMFHRASRR; via the coding sequence ATGCCTGCAATACACGTTGAGAACCTGACCAAAAAATTCCACGACTTCGTCGCCGTGGACAGCGTCTCGTTCGACATCGGGAGCGGAGAGATATTCGGGCTGCTCGGGCCGAACGGGGCGGGCAAAACCACCACGATCTCCATGCTTTCGACCATGCTCAAACCGACCTCGGGGACTGCCACGGTCAACGGTTTCGATGTGCTGACCGACGAGGACGGCGTCAGAAAATCGATCGGGATCGTCTTCCAGGACCAGAGCCTGGACGAAGAACTGACGGCGTACGAAAATATGGACTTCCACGGCAGGCTCTACCGCATCCCCCGCACCATCAGGGAGGAGCGCATTTCAAAACTGCTGACCCTTGTGGAACTGGAGGAGCGCAAAGACGATCTGGTCAAGACCTTCTCCGGCGGGATGAGGCGGCGCCTTGAGATTGCACGGGGGCTGCTCCACCGGCCGAAAGTGCTCTTCCTCGATGAGCCCACCCTCGGTCTCGATCCCCAGACGCGCAACCATCTCTGGGCGTACATCGAACAGTTGAACAAGGAGATGGGCATCACCATCATCCTGACGACCCATTACATGGACGAGGCCGACCGGCTCTGCGACCGGATCGCCATCATCGATCGCGGCCGGATCATTGCGATGGACACCTCCCAGAATTTGAAGAGCACGATCGGCGGCGACGTGATCACGATCCAGACCCCGGACTTTGCCCTGATATCCTCGAAGATCGCGGCGCCGTGGGTCGAGCGTATCGAAGAGCACGACGGATATGTAACGATCAACCTGCATAACGCAGAAAAACACCTTTCAGAGATCGTCACCCTGCTGAACGGGATCGAGATCACGTCGATCTCCGTCCGTAAACCGACGCTCGAAGATGTGTTTCTGCATTATACCGGCAAGACCATCCGTGAGGGAGAAGCCGACGGGAAAGAGACGATGCGGATGTTCCATCGGGCTTCGAGGCGGTAA